The genome window TCCCCCGCATCGACGCGGCCGTAGGACACGGAGGCCGGCCGAAGACGGCGATACGCCTGGACCGCGGCCCTGGCCACACGGCTCGTCGTCATTTCAAAAATGCCGTCGTTGTAAGGCCCCGCCGCCAGACTTTCCCAGAAACGTTTTCCGAGATTTCCCGGCCCGGAATGGGTATGCGTGGCCGAAATCAGCAGATGATCTTCCGGGATCGGAATCTCGGCGCGGACTTTTTGAGAGATGGAATAAAAAAAATCGTCCGTCACGGCGAGAAGATCCACGCTCACCAGAACGACCGTCTCCCGGTCGTCGGACATCGCGAGCGCGCGGGCCATGATGGGGTCGTGGACGCCGGTGGAAATCCGGGCCCCGTAGGCGGCCAGCGGAAGGCCGACGGGGGGCGTGATCTCGATTTTCGCCGTTCCGATCCGGAAGGGACCGCGGGCATGTTCCGCCGGCGGGGTCCGGGGCAACGCGTCCAGCGTATGGGCGGTTCGATGAAAGAAGGGCTGTCGGTCGATCGGCGTGTAATCGATGGAGAGGCATCCGGTCAACGATAAGGCGATGACGGCGAGAACAAAGCAACAGATGTGTTGGGCCCGGCCCGTTATCATGGATCAACCGCAGGTGTGGTTGCGCGCGCGGGCCCCGTTCTACGGTCCGCTCTTAATCAGTTCGATGAGGGCTTGGGTGACCATCGGGGCCATCCTCGAGCTGGTGGAAAGCGTTTCCTCGTAATGGTCTTTGGAGCCGCACCGGTCGACGCCGAAAACCGGCGCGGGATGATAGGTCGGAAAAACAAAATCGTTGGCCGGAACAATGTAGCCGAGTTCGTCGTTGGCGAGGCCGAATAAAAACGAATACGGAGCGGTCAGAAATTCCTTTAGGACCGGTTCTCTTGCGACGCCGGGGTGGGCGGCCGCGATCCGTTCCTTTCCGATCCCGTCGATGCTTTTTTTCCGGTCCGTCACCTTCCAGCAGGTATCCGTGTCCTCCAGATAGCCTCCCAGCGCGATTTCCGGGAAGAGCTCCCCGGGCACCGTGATCATCTGCGCCAGGGCACGATCGATCGTCCCGGGCTGAGGGCTCTTGGCGTCCGGCCGTCCCCGGAGGGTGATGAGATCCACCTCGGTCTGGACATCCTGTCCGACGGCGGGGAGTTTTATCGGCCGGCCGTCCGTGTACGTTTCGCGTTGAATCACGCCTTTTGAGATGAGGGTCTGCAGATAGCGGTTGTCCAGCGGCAGCATGAACGTTTTTGTCTTCACATCCAACCCCTCTACGGAAACCGGCGTCGACCCCCGGAGCGATTCCAGGACGGCTCCGGCGATCAACTCTCCGATGCGTTGCATCTTTTCCCAAGACCGTTGCGGCAAAACCGTTCCGGACTCGTCTTTGACCTTTGTACGCAAGGTGGTCATGAGACCCCCGACCGCGCCGTTGATGTAAATGGCGATGCCTCCGATGCCTTGCACCGTCCGACCCTGAAGGGTGAACCCGCCCTTTTCGATTCCTTCGCGCAGATAGTGGGGAAAGTCGGATGAGATCAAACTGCCCTGACCGCCCGATGTTTCCGGATGGATGGCGCCGTTTACCACGGTGGCGATGGTATGCCCCTGTAAATCTTCCAGTCGCAGGACGTTCAGGCGCTTGTCGAGCACGATCGGATCCCGCAGATCCGCGATAATCTGTCCGTACGACTCCGGCAGGGTGGTTTCGGCGAGCGAGAGACGGGCCGGCTGGAGCCGGCGGTCGGCTTCGCGAAGCGCCGCGAGGGTCTGGCTCCGTATATACTGCATCAGGCGCGGATCTTTCCCGTCCGTGAACGGATTGGGTCCCCAGAGTCCGACCGTGTCCGGACCTTCGTGCGTGTGCGTGCTGGCCACGATCAATTGACGGAACCCCAGATCCGCCGCTTCCTTTCGCATCGCCTGGACTTCCGGGTACAAATATCCCACCACATCGAGGGCGACCAGGGCCAGTTTCACATCGCCGGATTGAAGGATCAGGACCCGCGTCCAGAGCGGATCATGCACGCCGGTGGCGGTGTAATACGATTTTTTATGTTTGAACCCTGCGAGAAACGGTCCGTCCCACTTTCCGTTATGATTCGTGTCTTCAAACCGGTCCGACGGGGCGGACGGATTCAGGGGATTCGGCGCGTCGTAGCGGCCGTTCCCGTTGTCGTCCGTGTAAGGTTCCTGCCAGAGACGGCCCTGTTCATCCACCGGCGTGATGGGAAGCGCGGCGGCGCCGGCCAGCAGCGCGGGCGCCGCGGGCGTCGTCGGTTCTTGTGCGGGGTTTGGAAGGGCCGGGAAGGCCGGCAGGAGCGACAGGACCACAACGGCGATCGTTAAACGGGTCATTCCCAATAGGTTCATTGCTAAATTATAGCACAGACCATTTCCGGTAAGGCGGTTTCGGGCCTTGTGTAAAAAATAGAATCCTAAGCGGCCGAAGGATCATTTGGGTGGAAGCACTCTTAAGATCGAACTGTTGTATAAAAGTCCGGCTTCACTCTGATCCATCAGCCCGTAGGCAAAAAGTTCGAACAGGAACGCCGCCTGGAACGCGTAGGCTCCTCGATCCGTAGGGTCGCAGGCCGGCACGTTCTGAAGGTCCATCTCGGGTTGCCGCGATGATATAAATTTAAAACCCTTGGGGCATTGAACGTGTTCATATCCATCATCGTCGGAGTGACGGGCCTCATGAATCAGCGTGTAAAGCCTCTCCAGGGGGCTTGTCCGGGTGAAAAAAACGTCGCCCACGATGAAATCCCCCTTGTTCTGGTTCACGGCGACGGTCCAGGAATTACGGTACGAAATGTTGTGGATGCGGGCTAACAGCCAACGGGAAAGCTCCGGGCCGTCGAACGGAAAACCGAACAGCTCCTTGAAACGGGTCAATCGGCGATACAGATCGTTCTTGATTTTCAAATCTCCGGGCTTCAGCGACCGGAGTTGATTGATGGTCGACTCCAGATCGAGAATCCGCTCCTCCGATAGTCCCGAAAGCGCGATATGGTAGTTCTCCCAGTAAGGCTCCCTGGCCGCGACGGTCCCCGCGTCGAACGCAACAAGGAGGAAGAAGAAGCAGGCGGAAAACGCGATCCTATTCATGAGCGACCGCGGTTTGTGTTTTCCATTGAACATTGGATTCAACATCATTAGAAATAATAATTGATCCCCGCCGACCATTCCTGAAGGCTGTTCAGAATGCTCCACCCCGCCCGGACGTCGAAATTCTGAGCGATCGCATAGCGCGGGACGATCGAGGCTTTATAATAATGGGATTCCCGTCCCAATGGAAACGTCAGGTAGTCTCCCGCGATCTGGATTCGACAATCGCTCGTGAGGTCGATCAAGGCTCCGACGGTTCCGCCGCCGCCGAGCCGATAGCGGCGATCGAGGCCGTTGGAGAGCTCCATTTGCAGATCGATCAGCGAATAAAAAAGGAACGGGGAGAAGAAGCGCGGTTGATATGCTGTTCCGATTCCATAGTTTCCCTTGAACGAGTTGCAGTAACCGCAATCCAAATCCTTGATCGTGTCCACGCCGACGCTCAACGTCCAGGATGGTTTGTTGAAGAGCGGATCGTAGGGCGTCAAGGAGACGATGTCGATGAGTTTGAAGCTGTCGATTTTTGTTTTTTCGGATGCATTATAGCGACGGGCGGTCAAGTCCAAAAACAGGATCTGCGAGTCCTTGCCGTAGCCCGTGTCTTTGGCCAGCAGATCGTGATAAGCCGGCCGGATGGAGACCTCTTCAAAAAGTTCATTTCCGTTTCGGCCCATTCCGAGTCCGACCTGCGCGCTTCCATGGCCCAGCTCCGGCGGCGTGGAGAAGCGTGTCGTCTCCTGCGGCTCCTCACGCCGGTAGTCCAACTGGCTGCGCTCCAGAAGAATTCGTCTTGTCGTCGGGTCGATTGCGGCGGCGGTTCTCGCCTTCTGCATGTTTTTGTATTGGGCATAATCCAGATAAGCGTCCAGGATCAAGGCCTTCTCCGGTACCGTCAGGTCGCGATAGTCCTCGCGCTCGGTAACGGAGGCGTCTTCAACCAGTCGGTAAAAGATCGCCCTTTCTTTTTCGGACATTCGGATCCGCTTGTCGTTCATCTGGCTCAGAAGAGAGGGGCGGTATACCACCTTCCGAATCAAGCCGTTGTAGCGGGTGAGCGCTTTGATCGTGTCCGCCGGGATCACCTGGAAGACGAACTGATCCGTCAAGTGAAGATCGGGATCGGCCACTTCCAATAACGAGAGGATGTGATAGGAGCAGTTTTCCTGAAAATAATAGTAATCGAAATAGTTCCCGCCCAACTCCCAGAGATGAAGCAGGAGATAGTTCATCTGATCGTCGGTCAGGTTCAGCTCGTATTCCCACAGGTCCCGGCTTTC of Nitrospiria bacterium contains these proteins:
- a CDS encoding DUF4105 domain-containing protein → MSRTKFLIGIAAFILAWNGALALAAGETPNDDQESYLNELIRQARTQGLAQKRYWQLLVHYKKTTFGAYESQEDGPEFFNSPTGKTDPEAELIATLKNFFKPIENLKPGQEHPQCNFPARYKWLKARLAFDPARLPERRCERLESWLKDLNPEKITVVFASHYMNNPASMFGHTFLRIDKKREGPEQKLLDYGVNYAAVADTNNNLIYIVKGLFGGFKGIFSLFPYYVKVQEYNNLESRDLWEYELNLTDDQMNYLLLHLWELGGNYFDYYYFQENCSYHILSLLEVADPDLHLTDQFVFQVIPADTIKALTRYNGLIRKVVYRPSLLSQMNDKRIRMSEKERAIFYRLVEDASVTEREDYRDLTVPEKALILDAYLDYAQYKNMQKARTAAAIDPTTRRILLERSQLDYRREEPQETTRFSTPPELGHGSAQVGLGMGRNGNELFEEVSIRPAYHDLLAKDTGYGKDSQILFLDLTARRYNASEKTKIDSFKLIDIVSLTPYDPLFNKPSWTLSVGVDTIKDLDCGYCNSFKGNYGIGTAYQPRFFSPFLFYSLIDLQMELSNGLDRRYRLGGGGTVGALIDLTSDCRIQIAGDYLTFPLGRESHYYKASIVPRYAIAQNFDVRAGWSILNSLQEWSAGINYYF